GTCGTCGTGCGCCGCCGCGTCGAGGAGGCGCGCACGCCGCTCGCGTCGGGCGCCGTGCTCGGCGCGATCCGCCGCCACTCGCCCGTGCTGGGCGAGGTGCGCGCCCTCGGCCACGGCTTCGAGTGGCGCTACGACACGGGCTACAGCGCCTCGTCCGTCGTGCTCACCCCATCGGGCGCGGGCGGCGTCGACGTCGAGGTCACCGGGCGCTTCGAGGGGCGGCAGATCGTGATGCACCTCGTGCCCGCCGCGGCGGCCGCGCTGGCGACGCTCGGGGGCCTCGGCGAGCTGTCCGGGCTCGCCGTCGCGGCCATCGGCGCGGGCACGCTCGCCGCCGGCCTCACGGCATCGCGTCTGCTCTGGCGGCGCGTGGCGCGGCGCGAGCAGGGTCGGCTGGAGCGCATGGCCGACGCGGTCGCCGACGCGCTCGCGCACGACGCCACCTCCGACGACACGCCCGTCCTCCCTCGCGAGCCGCGCTGACGCCCGCATGCACCTCGTCCAGCTGCTGATCCCCGTCCGCGACGATGCGGGCCGGCCCTTTCCCGCGTCGCACTACGCCGAGCTGCGCACGACGCTCACCGGGACGTTCGGCGGGCTCACCGCCTACACGCGCGCGCCCGCGGAGGGCGTGTGGGCACCGGACGGCGAGCCGCCGGCGCGCGACGACGTCGTGGTCTACGAGGTCATGGTCGACGCGCTCGACGCCGACTGGTGGCGCACGCTGCGCGCGACGCTGGAGGAGCGCTTCGCGCAGGACGAGCTGGTGATCCGCGCGCACGAGATCCGGCGGCTCTGACGCGCCGGCGTGCACCGCGGTTGACGCCGCGTGCGGGGCGTGCGAGCGTTGCCGGCGTTCGCCGTCACCGACGTCTCCTCCAGCTCCCGCCGCCGTGCGTCGTCTCCTCGTCGCCCTCGCGTGCCTCGGTTCGGCCGCCTGCTCGTCCGCCACCCGCGCCGGCGCCGGCACGCCCGAGTTCCTGACGCCGTACGGCACGCCCCAGTACCCGTTCTCGCCCGCGGTGCGCGTGAACGGGATGCTCTACCTCGCCGGCCAGATCGGCACCGACAGCAGCGGCCGCCTGGTCCCCGGCGGCATCGAGGCCGAGACGCGCCAGACGCTCGAGAACATCCGCGACGTGCTGCAGCGCACCGGGTCGTCCATGGAGCGCGTCGTGAAGTGCACCGTGATGATGGCCGACATGAAGGAGTGGCCAGCGA
This region of Roseisolibacter agri genomic DNA includes:
- a CDS encoding RidA family protein, coding for MRRLLVALACLGSAACSSATRAGAGTPEFLTPYGTPQYPFSPAVRVNGMLYLAGQIGTDSSGRLVPGGIEAETRQTLENIRDVLQRTGSSMERVVKCTVMMADMKEWPAMNAVYARYFPRSFPARSAFGSTGLALGARVEIECLAAA